From Methanoculleus oceani, a single genomic window includes:
- a CDS encoding beta-propeller domain-containing protein produces MGNWKPATAVALGCLVIAAIIGTALASEDAGESTWGDLRKFASKEEIEAFLAEHAQGGWSDGGYSWAPGATKQETAMDAPAPAATSAPTAARDYSTTNVQVQGVDEADFLKNDGRYIYVISGETLAILEAFPAEDAKIVSETRIDGLPTALFLSGDRLTVFATGTEERMTAVKGSIAPVPVHRAVTHAYIYDIGDRNDPELVRTQTFTGSYYDARMIGDNVYVLTREAPLWIRDEIVLPEVRTDGGEPILPDIYRPETPLQNYVFYTASAFSVKNDRGTPDAETFLLGYDTTLFASAKNLYIGYRYMGAASSGPAATMPDYAGSREQTIVHRFAIDDGRIDYKAMGRVPGHLLNQFSLDEYGENLRVATTVEDWTREGSFQYNNVYVLNPAMETIGTLEHIAPDERIYAARFVGDRLYLVTFKRIDPLFVIDLSDPKHPGILGKLKIPGYSDYLHPYDADHIIGIGKETSENTWGGVSVEGLKIALFDVSDVNNPLEVDTVVIGEAGTDSEALRDHKAFLFVKEKNLLVIPVSEIKRVENPGSKYPGSYGTTTWQGAYAYSVNPSSGFTLKGTVAHAEKGPSYNWNSADAVRRSLFMDDTLYTVSARSVVMTDLTNGSRISEVLLPYRWETYPTPYPVW; encoded by the coding sequence ATGGGGAACTGGAAACCGGCGACAGCGGTCGCCCTCGGGTGTCTCGTGATCGCCGCGATCATCGGGACCGCACTCGCGTCGGAAGACGCAGGAGAAAGTACCTGGGGGGACTTAAGGAAATTCGCATCGAAAGAGGAGATCGAGGCGTTCTTAGCCGAGCACGCGCAGGGCGGATGGAGCGACGGCGGCTACTCCTGGGCCCCGGGAGCTACCAAACAGGAGACCGCCATGGACGCGCCTGCACCGGCAGCGACATCAGCCCCAACGGCCGCCCGCGACTACTCAACCACGAACGTGCAGGTGCAGGGCGTCGACGAGGCCGATTTCCTGAAGAACGACGGCAGGTACATCTACGTCATCTCGGGGGAGACGCTCGCGATTCTCGAAGCATTCCCGGCAGAGGATGCGAAGATCGTATCCGAAACCCGGATCGACGGGCTCCCGACGGCGCTCTTCCTTTCGGGCGACCGCCTGACGGTCTTTGCCACCGGGACAGAAGAGAGAATGACCGCCGTGAAAGGGAGTATAGCACCCGTTCCCGTCCACCGGGCGGTGACGCACGCATACATCTACGACATCGGCGACCGGAACGATCCCGAACTGGTCCGGACCCAGACCTTCACCGGCAGTTACTACGACGCCCGGATGATCGGCGACAACGTTTACGTCCTCACGCGGGAGGCCCCCCTCTGGATACGGGACGAGATCGTCCTCCCCGAGGTGCGGACGGACGGCGGCGAGCCCATCCTGCCCGACATCTACCGCCCCGAGACTCCGCTGCAGAACTACGTCTTCTACACCGCAAGCGCCTTCTCCGTCAAAAACGACAGGGGCACTCCCGACGCCGAGACGTTCCTCCTCGGCTACGACACCACCCTCTTTGCGTCGGCAAAGAACCTCTACATCGGCTACCGCTACATGGGGGCCGCCTCCTCCGGCCCGGCCGCAACGATGCCCGACTACGCCGGCAGTCGGGAGCAGACGATCGTCCACCGGTTCGCGATCGATGACGGAAGGATCGACTATAAGGCCATGGGCAGGGTTCCCGGACACCTCTTAAACCAGTTCTCGCTCGACGAGTACGGGGAGAACCTCCGGGTGGCGACGACCGTCGAGGACTGGACGCGTGAGGGGTCCTTCCAGTACAACAACGTCTACGTCCTCAACCCCGCGATGGAGACCATCGGGACGCTCGAGCACATCGCGCCGGACGAGCGGATCTACGCCGCCCGGTTCGTCGGCGACCGGCTCTACCTGGTGACGTTCAAGCGGATCGATCCCCTCTTCGTCATCGATCTCTCGGACCCGAAACACCCGGGTATCCTCGGGAAACTCAAGATCCCGGGCTACTCCGACTACCTTCACCCCTATGACGCCGACCACATCATCGGCATCGGCAAAGAGACGAGCGAGAACACCTGGGGCGGCGTCTCGGTGGAGGGACTCAAGATCGCCCTCTTCGACGTCTCGGACGTGAACAACCCGTTAGAGGTAGATACCGTCGTGATCGGGGAGGCCGGGACCGATTCGGAAGCCCTCCGCGACCACAAGGCCTTCCTCTTTGTAAAAGAGAAGAACCTCCTCGTCATCCCGGTGAGCGAGATAAAGCGGGTGGAGAACCCCGGATCGAAGTACCCCGGCTCCTACGGCACCACGACCTGGCAGGGGGCTTACGCCTACTCGGTGAACCCTTCCTCCGGGTTCACCCTGAAAGGCACAGTCGCCCA
- a CDS encoding calcium/sodium antiporter, giving the protein MIVTFIIFVVGVSLLVKGADLFVGGGSGLALRYSISPALIGSTIIAFGTSLPELVVSTNAAATGNSGIALGNVIGSNIANIALVLALCTFIRPGMIAASGTSRSALTRHTVLMLVATAAFALLAVRGTLDALTGGVLLILFVAVLFMLLRERREEGGVEIESHGWADALYIGLGLVAVVVGAQLVVNGAVALAEIFGIPAFVIGVSVVAVGTSLPELATSVVAAVRDEGAISIGNILGSNIFNLLLVLGISLLLAPATIGSAFDIIAVVLFSVAILPLLFARPSIVRGWSVLLLVGYAAYIAWSFGAVPGA; this is encoded by the coding sequence GTGATCGTGACCTTCATCATATTCGTCGTCGGCGTCTCCCTCCTCGTGAAGGGAGCCGACCTCTTCGTAGGCGGCGGAAGCGGCCTTGCCCTCCGCTACAGCATCTCCCCGGCCCTGATCGGGTCCACGATCATCGCATTCGGCACCTCCCTCCCGGAACTCGTCGTCAGCACGAACGCCGCAGCCACAGGAAACTCGGGTATTGCGCTCGGAAACGTTATCGGGAGCAACATTGCAAACATCGCCCTCGTTCTCGCCCTCTGCACCTTCATCCGGCCCGGCATGATCGCCGCGTCCGGGACGTCGCGCTCCGCGCTCACCCGGCACACCGTGCTGATGCTCGTTGCGACGGCGGCGTTCGCCCTGCTCGCCGTGAGAGGCACGCTCGACGCCCTCACGGGGGGGGTGCTCCTCATCCTCTTCGTGGCCGTCCTCTTCATGCTCCTGCGGGAACGCCGCGAAGAAGGAGGGGTTGAGATCGAGTCCCACGGATGGGCCGACGCTCTCTACATCGGCCTCGGACTCGTCGCTGTCGTTGTCGGAGCCCAGCTGGTCGTCAACGGCGCTGTTGCGCTCGCGGAGATCTTCGGGATCCCGGCCTTCGTCATCGGTGTCTCGGTCGTCGCCGTCGGCACGTCGCTCCCGGAGCTCGCGACCTCGGTCGTGGCGGCCGTGAGAGACGAGGGCGCCATCTCCATCGGCAACATCCTCGGGAGCAACATCTTCAACCTCCTTCTGGTCCTCGGGATAAGCCTCCTCCTCGCCCCGGCCACCATCGGGTCTGCGTTCGATATCATCGCAGTCGTCCTCTTCTCGGTCGCGATCCTCCCCTTGCTCTTTGCCCGCCCGTCCATCGTCCGGGGCTGGTCGGTCCTTCTGCTCGTCGGTTACGCCGCCTACATCGCCTGGAGTTTCGGGGCGGTGCCGGGTGCGTGA
- a CDS encoding SagB/ThcOx family dehydrogenase: MSNPIPRSLRGAGREFMRGTEYGTQPPSDQMLGRPSPPLEVPYTKAKTVIPLPAPGDIVIPAVDLRDAIEQRESIRNYAAEPLTLAEIGFLLWCTQGVRQAVDGTFTLRTVPSAGARHAFETYLLINRVEDVPPGLYRYLALEHRLAEESRDPGIKQRVAAGCLNQQHILRSAVIFLWTAVPDRMTWRYGERGYRYMHLDAGHVCQNLYLAASGVRCGVCAIAAFDDAAMNRLLGIDGERQFLIYVATVGKMP; the protein is encoded by the coding sequence ATGTCGAACCCGATCCCCCGGTCCCTGCGCGGGGCAGGAAGGGAGTTCATGCGGGGGACGGAGTACGGGACCCAGCCCCCGTCGGACCAGATGCTGGGCCGCCCGTCGCCTCCTCTCGAGGTCCCGTATACGAAGGCGAAGACGGTCATCCCGCTGCCCGCGCCCGGCGATATTGTTATTCCTGCGGTCGATCTCCGGGACGCGATCGAGCAGCGGGAGAGCATCAGGAACTACGCGGCGGAACCGCTGACGCTTGCGGAAATTGGGTTCCTCCTCTGGTGCACCCAGGGGGTCCGGCAGGCCGTCGACGGGACGTTCACCCTTCGCACGGTCCCGTCCGCGGGCGCACGACACGCGTTCGAGACCTACCTGCTGATCAACCGTGTCGAGGACGTTCCCCCCGGACTCTACCGCTACCTGGCGCTGGAGCACCGCCTCGCCGAAGAGTCGCGCGACCCCGGAATCAAGCAGCGAGTTGCGGCGGGGTGCCTGAACCAGCAGCATATCCTCAGGAGCGCCGTCATCTTCCTCTGGACTGCCGTTCCGGACCGGATGACGTGGCGCTACGGTGAGCGCGGCTACCGCTACATGCATCTCGACGCCGGCCACGTCTGCCAGAACCTCTACCTGGCGGCATCGGGCGTGAGGTGCGGTGTCTGTGCGATCGCCGCCTTTGACGACGCGGCGATGAACCGGCTTCTCGGCATCGACGGAGAACGGCAGTTCCTGATCTACGTTGCGACTGTCGGAAAAATGCCTTGA
- a CDS encoding YkgJ family cysteine cluster protein — translation MPVTFTFDEEIAALEAERENLLRFPEDEFIAIIREVGFSCDCCGRCCTREFNGHVFLLEEDTNSVRSFLPDAVVPAPDFDACDQQGTFYVSGYALRTKPDGSCIFLEDGRCSIYDRRFAICQVYPYMLHREADETGAVDWRQIGGLNEHGCYNTPIDDAECVRIARETRAYEAAFLDQAIRFRRALRDLFAREGLRYVRRTYDLLMRDFRKGAEVEVRVFHRGQFEPHRVTRDMYGW, via the coding sequence CTGCCGGTTACGTTCACGTTCGACGAAGAGATTGCTGCTCTTGAAGCGGAACGCGAAAATCTTCTCCGGTTCCCGGAAGACGAATTCATCGCGATCATACGGGAGGTGGGGTTCTCCTGCGACTGTTGCGGCCGGTGCTGCACCCGGGAGTTCAACGGCCATGTCTTCTTGCTGGAAGAGGATACAAACAGCGTCCGCTCGTTTCTGCCCGACGCCGTCGTCCCGGCACCCGATTTTGATGCCTGCGACCAGCAGGGGACGTTCTACGTCTCGGGCTACGCGCTCCGGACAAAGCCGGACGGCTCCTGCATCTTCCTCGAGGACGGCAGGTGCAGCATCTACGACCGGCGGTTCGCCATCTGCCAGGTCTACCCCTACATGCTCCACCGGGAGGCCGACGAGACGGGCGCCGTCGACTGGCGGCAGATCGGCGGCTTGAACGAGCACGGCTGCTACAACACCCCGATCGACGACGCCGAATGCGTCCGGATTGCCCGGGAGACCCGTGCCTACGAAGCGGCGTTCCTCGACCAGGCAATCCGGTTCCGGCGTGCCCTCCGGGACCTCTTCGCCCGGGAAGGACTGCGTTACGTCCGGCGGACCTACGACCTCCTGATGCGGGACTTCCGGAAAGGAGCCGAAGTCGAGGTCCGGGTCTTCCACCGCGGGCAGTTTGAACCGCACCGGGTCACCCGCGACATGTACGGGTGGTAG
- a CDS encoding dihydrolipoyl dehydrogenase family protein yields MEREYDVVVIGTGNAGSDIAWHCRKAGMEVAIADCRDYGGTCALRGCVPKRVLASAAGAVARVRDQQGNGVAGEVSIDWPRLVAFVRSFTDPVPRRKEEGFRGAGIHTYHGFVRFAGPNRVTIGGDVLTARYIVIAAGAHPRPLDVPGEDLMTPSDDFFYLEALPERIVFVGGGYISFEFAHVAARAGSAVTILQRSGRVLKGFDPGIVDRAVLASGEIGIDVQVNMPLLSIERNAAGLRVRAGREGEEKTFDADMVVHGAGRVSAIEDLDLAAGNVETDRRGIVVDDHLRSVSNPAVYVAGDANPKSPQLTPVAVMDAHIVVDNILGRDARVADYSVVPSAVFTTPPIASVGLTEEAAKEKGISYVVNAGDLSARFTNRSIGQRHVGYKLLVDDDSRRILGAHLIGPHVEEVINVFALAIKHGLTVDDLTLDAIPWAYPSNTYDIIHMVHPLVRK; encoded by the coding sequence ATGGAGCGGGAGTACGACGTCGTCGTTATTGGAACGGGGAACGCCGGTTCCGACATCGCCTGGCACTGCAGGAAGGCCGGCATGGAGGTCGCGATCGCCGACTGCCGGGACTACGGGGGGACGTGCGCCCTCCGGGGCTGCGTCCCTAAAAGGGTGCTCGCCAGCGCTGCCGGGGCGGTTGCCCGTGTCCGTGACCAGCAGGGGAACGGGGTTGCCGGGGAGGTCTCGATCGACTGGCCACGGCTGGTCGCCTTCGTGCGCTCGTTCACCGACCCTGTTCCCCGGCGGAAGGAGGAAGGTTTCCGGGGGGCGGGGATCCACACCTATCACGGGTTTGTCCGGTTTGCCGGACCGAACCGGGTGACGATCGGCGGTGATGTGCTCACGGCCCGCTACATCGTGATCGCCGCCGGTGCGCACCCCCGCCCCCTGGACGTCCCGGGCGAGGACCTCATGACCCCGAGCGACGACTTCTTCTACCTCGAGGCGCTCCCGGAACGGATCGTCTTTGTCGGCGGAGGCTACATCTCCTTCGAATTCGCCCATGTCGCTGCCAGGGCCGGGTCGGCGGTGACCATCCTCCAGCGGAGCGGGAGAGTGCTCAAAGGGTTCGACCCCGGTATCGTCGACCGGGCGGTGCTGGCGTCAGGGGAGATCGGGATCGACGTGCAGGTGAATATGCCGCTTCTCTCTATCGAGAGGAACGCCGCCGGCCTCCGGGTGCGGGCCGGGAGGGAGGGGGAGGAGAAGACCTTCGATGCCGATATGGTCGTCCACGGCGCCGGCAGGGTCTCCGCGATCGAAGACCTTGATCTCGCCGCCGGGAACGTCGAGACCGACCGCCGGGGGATCGTGGTCGACGACCATCTCCGGAGCGTCTCGAACCCCGCCGTCTACGTGGCCGGAGATGCGAACCCAAAGAGCCCGCAGCTGACGCCGGTCGCGGTGATGGACGCCCACATCGTCGTCGACAACATCCTGGGCAGGGACGCACGGGTCGCGGACTACTCCGTCGTCCCGAGCGCCGTCTTCACGACCCCGCCCATCGCGTCCGTCGGGCTCACGGAAGAGGCGGCGAAGGAGAAGGGGATATCCTACGTCGTCAACGCCGGGGACCTTTCGGCGCGCTTCACGAACCGGAGCATCGGCCAGAGGCACGTCGGCTACAAACTCCTGGTCGACGACGACTCCCGCCGGATCCTCGGCGCCCACCTCATCGGGCCGCACGTCGAGGAGGTGATCAATGTCTTCGCCCTCGCGATCAAACACGGTCTGACGGTGGATGACCTGACGCTGGACGCGATCCCGTGGGCATACCCGAGCAACACCTACGACATCATTCATATGGTGCATCCGCTGGTGAGGAAATGA
- a CDS encoding 4Fe-4S binding protein yields MFQMTRTVLRNLAGGPVTRQYPAVPARTCPLTRGHVTFDPATCRSCGLCSRRCPCEAIRLDKEEKVWEIDRMRCIACGDCVEGCPFGSLTMEQDYFQPVVEHVVEHYTITYVKPEKPAKKPAEEGAKEEGASESA; encoded by the coding sequence ATGTTTCAGATGACAAGGACGGTTCTCCGGAACCTTGCGGGAGGGCCGGTCACCCGGCAGTACCCGGCGGTCCCGGCGCGGACCTGTCCCCTCACCCGGGGGCACGTCACGTTCGACCCTGCCACATGCCGCTCCTGCGGCCTCTGCTCACGGCGATGCCCGTGCGAGGCGATCCGCCTCGATAAAGAAGAAAAGGTCTGGGAGATCGACCGCATGCGGTGCATCGCCTGCGGCGACTGCGTCGAGGGCTGCCCGTTCGGGAGCCTCACGATGGAGCAGGATTACTTCCAGCCGGTGGTGGAGCACGTGGTGGAGCACTACACCATCACCTACGTGAAGCCCGAGAAACCCGCGAAGAAGCCGGCCGAAGAGGGCGCAAAAGAAGAAGGCGCCAGCGAAAGCGCGTGA
- a CDS encoding nickel-dependent hydrogenase large subunit, protein MPERIVVPFGPQHPVLPEPIHLDLVLEDELVVDVVPSIGYIHRGLEQLVQKREFTEYVYVAERICGICSFMHAVAYCQGVEQIMGLEVPDRARYLRTIWSEYSRLHSHLLWLGLFADGMGFENLFMRSWQLRESVLDVLEDTTGGRVIQGTCKVGGVRRDIGQEKLDEIHRGLDSFEQQCLDLGDVFLNDETVKYRLQRLGIVGKDEAYALGAVGPTARASGVPVDIRETGYAAYGDLGFKPVVETAGDCYARCAVRVKEVYASIDLIRRAIDGIPEGPLDVKVKGTPDGEYFSRVEQPRGEVIHYLRGDGTKHLARARIRTPTLANIPMLVKMLPGAQLADVPVVVLSIDPCISCTER, encoded by the coding sequence ATGCCGGAACGCATAGTCGTGCCGTTCGGGCCGCAGCACCCGGTGCTGCCGGAACCGATTCACCTCGACCTCGTCCTCGAGGACGAGTTGGTGGTGGACGTGGTCCCCTCCATCGGCTACATCCACCGCGGGCTCGAGCAGCTCGTGCAGAAGCGCGAGTTCACCGAGTATGTCTACGTGGCCGAGCGGATCTGCGGGATCTGCAGTTTCATGCACGCAGTCGCCTACTGCCAGGGTGTCGAGCAGATCATGGGGCTCGAAGTCCCCGACAGGGCAAGGTACCTCCGGACGATCTGGTCGGAGTACTCGCGTCTCCACTCGCACCTCCTCTGGCTCGGCCTCTTTGCGGACGGGATGGGCTTTGAGAACCTCTTCATGCGCTCCTGGCAACTCCGGGAGAGCGTGCTCGACGTGCTCGAAGACACCACCGGTGGCCGGGTCATTCAGGGCACCTGCAAGGTCGGCGGGGTCAGGCGCGACATCGGGCAGGAGAAACTCGACGAGATACACCGGGGGCTCGACTCCTTCGAGCAGCAGTGCCTGGACCTCGGCGACGTCTTCTTGAACGACGAGACGGTGAAGTACCGCCTCCAGAGGCTCGGGATCGTTGGAAAGGATGAGGCCTACGCTCTCGGGGCGGTCGGGCCGACCGCGAGAGCAAGTGGGGTTCCGGTGGATATCCGGGAGACCGGCTACGCAGCCTACGGGGACCTGGGATTCAAGCCGGTCGTCGAGACCGCCGGGGACTGCTACGCCCGGTGCGCCGTCCGGGTCAAGGAGGTCTACGCCTCCATCGACCTGATCCGGCGGGCGATCGACGGCATACCTGAAGGACCTCTCGACGTGAAGGTGAAGGGAACGCCGGACGGTGAGTACTTCTCCCGCGTGGAGCAGCCACGGGGCGAGGTCATCCACTACCTGCGGGGCGACGGCACGAAACACCTCGCCCGGGCGCGTATCAGGACGCCGACACTCGCGAACATCCCGATGCTGGTGAAGATGCTTCCGGGCGCCCAGCTTGCCGATGTCCCGGTCGTGGTCCTCTCGATAGACCCCTGCATCAGCTGCACGGAGAGATGA
- a CDS encoding NADH-quinone oxidoreductase subunit C: MTVNEEQTTISVALEDLLREVEALHADGYRLVQIGCTDIGGAYEINYSFDKDYRFKNLRLMVGPDIEVPSISGIYWGAFVYENETHDLFGIPVTGINIDFKGTFIKSGEKFPFSVTRSGGDRCRNA, translated from the coding sequence ATGACGGTTAACGAAGAGCAGACTACCATCAGCGTCGCACTGGAGGACCTCCTGCGAGAGGTCGAAGCGCTCCATGCCGACGGATACCGCCTCGTCCAGATCGGGTGCACGGACATCGGCGGGGCCTACGAGATCAACTACTCGTTCGATAAGGACTACCGGTTCAAGAACCTCCGCCTGATGGTCGGCCCGGATATAGAGGTGCCGAGCATCTCCGGCATCTACTGGGGGGCGTTTGTGTACGAGAACGAGACGCACGACCTCTTCGGGATTCCGGTGACCGGGATCAACATCGACTTTAAGGGGACGTTCATCAAGTCGGGGGAGAAGTTTCCGTTCAGCGTTACGAGAAGCGGAGGTGACCGATGCCGGAACGCATAG
- a CDS encoding NADH-quinone oxidoreductase subunit B family protein → MAFLKRSPWILHYDASSCNGCDIEVLACLTPLYDVERFGIINTGNPKHADILMITGGINELNRAVVRNLYEQMPEPKVVVAIGVCAATGGIFRECYNITGGIDKVIPVDVYVPGCAARPEQIIDGVVKALGILEEKRTKMMGAAQIKEEARHAAGEST, encoded by the coding sequence ATGGCATTCCTGAAGCGATCACCCTGGATCCTTCATTACGATGCGTCCAGCTGCAACGGGTGCGATATCGAGGTGCTTGCATGCCTCACACCGCTCTACGACGTGGAACGGTTCGGCATCATCAACACCGGAAACCCGAAGCACGCGGATATCCTGATGATCACCGGCGGGATCAACGAGTTGAACCGCGCGGTGGTCAGGAACCTCTACGAGCAGATGCCGGAGCCGAAGGTCGTCGTTGCGATCGGCGTTTGCGCTGCAACCGGCGGCATATTCCGGGAGTGCTACAACATCACCGGGGGCATCGACAAAGTTATCCCCGTCGACGTCTATGTCCCGGGATGCGCGGCGCGGCCGGAACAGATCATCGACGGTGTCGTGAAGGCGCTCGGGATCCTCGAGGAGAAACGGACGAAGATGATGGGGGCGGCGCAGATAAAGGAAGAAGCGCGACATGCGGCAGGTGAGAGCACATGA
- a CDS encoding respiratory chain complex I subunit 1 family protein, giving the protein MNGIIGAVLFLILAPIVGGLIAGIDRKITARMQGRVGPPILQPFYDVGKLFEKENVVVTTAQNFYVLAYLVFIALSGALFFAGGDLLLIVFAFTLAHVFLVLGAYAVHSPYSHIGAERELIQLMAYEPMVILAAVGLYMVANSFYVADMVATTVPVILYLPGVFLGFVTILTIKLRKSPFDISTSHHAHQEIVKGITTEFSGSTLGQVEIAHWYENVFLLGFLYLFFAWNPVIGVIAVAITYLAEIFVDNVTARARWQAALKSGWLVAGVLGLVNLAILSYMMTGGV; this is encoded by the coding sequence ATGAACGGAATCATCGGCGCAGTCCTCTTCCTCATCCTCGCGCCCATCGTCGGCGGCCTCATCGCCGGTATCGATCGCAAGATCACCGCCCGGATGCAGGGGAGGGTCGGACCGCCGATCCTGCAGCCCTTCTACGACGTCGGCAAACTCTTCGAGAAGGAGAACGTCGTCGTCACCACGGCGCAGAACTTCTACGTCCTCGCCTACCTGGTCTTCATCGCCCTCTCCGGCGCGCTCTTCTTCGCGGGAGGGGACCTCTTACTGATCGTGTTTGCCTTCACGCTCGCCCACGTCTTCCTGGTCCTCGGGGCCTACGCGGTTCACTCGCCCTACAGCCACATCGGGGCGGAGCGGGAACTGATCCAGCTGATGGCCTACGAGCCGATGGTCATTCTCGCGGCCGTCGGGCTCTACATGGTTGCGAACAGTTTCTATGTCGCCGATATGGTAGCCACGACCGTGCCGGTCATCCTCTACCTCCCCGGCGTCTTCCTGGGCTTCGTGACCATTCTCACGATCAAACTCCGGAAGTCCCCCTTCGACATCTCGACGTCGCACCACGCGCACCAGGAGATCGTCAAGGGCATCACGACGGAGTTTTCGGGCTCGACGCTCGGCCAGGTCGAGATTGCCCACTGGTACGAGAACGTCTTCCTCCTCGGGTTCCTCTACCTCTTCTTTGCCTGGAACCCGGTGATCGGGGTTATTGCAGTCGCGATCACCTACCTGGCCGAGATATTCGTCGATAACGTCACCGCACGGGCGCGGTGGCAGGCAGCACTGAAGAGCGGGTGGCTCGTGGCCGGGGTTCTCGGCCTCGTGAACCTGGCGATCCTCTCCTATATGATGACTGGAGGTGTATGA